ATACTACTAATAGATATCTTTTTCCTCAGGTTCATGCTTAGTTCTTTGCTTTATGGATGAGAATGTGAGGGAAAAAGAGTTAAGTAGCCAGCTTCAATGATTCTCAAATAGTTAATGACCTTCAACTTTGTTGATGAATTCCACCAACCAATTCATGTGGAATAAAACACCAATGAATGTGTTTTACAAAAGGACAAGAAAATCTTACCTATGGTTGTACACGAGACATAAGATTTGCAAGGAACAACAGGTTCCTGTAAGAAATTCAAGGTGAATAAACGTACCTTACAAAGATAATGCATAAGAGTCATCTTGTTGTTCCTGGCACGTGTATCAGTGAGTTTAAGGAGACTATCCAATCGAAATCCAAGTGCAGAACCTGCATTAATCTTATAAATTAATAAGTAAGAAAGCAATCAACACTGTGATGGCACTGTtctcctttaaaattttaataatggaTGAACAAAACTAAGGAAATAGCAAAAAAGTCCAAGTTTGCTTGTTTGGCTTTCAAAAAcatatactatttttattttcaatattttctatttttagaatTCTGTGAAGTTTTcagtctttttttcttttacagaAACCATTGAGAATGGAAACAAAAAACATTTTCACAAACCAAACAGgctagttttttattttttttcttggttaTACTCCCTTTGACACAATTTAGGCTGGTGAAGGCCAAAACTTTAGCTCACCTCTTGCAGTTCCGTGGTTCAAAGCATTGCCAAGAGAAAGAATGGTCTGCATGATTCTTTTCAACTTGACTGAACTCCTGATCTGAGACACACAACAACAGAAGCTGAATAGTGGTGGCTATGGAATTAGACTATCTATTTATCTATCTATCTGTATTTATAAGAGAGCGTGTCATCATGTTAGTGGAATCATATGTACACAATTCTATGACAAAATATTCATAACTcgaatttcataaataatagtATATTGTAAATCTAATGCTGAGATACTATCaacgaaaaatattttataaaaaggtTTAATTGTGTGTAAATGAATTAGTAAAAGTATTCGAGGTTTATACCGTTGCAAAAATTATGCAAATAATATCATATATAAATGTCTGTAAATTTTATTGCATTAATAGTATATTCAAATTGAAATCATATACTAGACCATTCtgttaaaattatttcaatttaGTATTTCTGCCAAATGTGTGCTTTTTTTTAACCTTGCACGGGTAAACATATCATTTTAAGAGACAAGTATACATGAGTAACCTCTTCAGATGCACTGTTCACAATATTCAAGTCTCTCTTGAGTTCTGAAACCTACAAGAATATGATACAGATGCCAAGAATTATAAAAcagaataatatatatatatatatatatatattctggaaaaaaaaagattgcATGATTTTCTTCTAACCTGAGAGTTGAATTGAATCTTAAAAGAGAAAACTCTTAGCTTGTTTTCCACTCTGGGTACTTTCATTAATTCCAAGAAGAACTATCATAAGATTCAAAAGCAAATTAGAGCAAATCAGGAAAAATTGAAAggggaaaaaacaaaaaaaaataactatactAAAGAAATGTGGAAAGTATTATCAAGAGACTAGGCTCAAGTTTACTATATAAGAAAGCTTCATCTCTATTGCAAATAAAATCTCAAATTAATTTAATGGGTCTAGTTTACATAATTCACAGCACtactttttaacttttttattatacCATCAGTGCTAATAATCTTACCATAAGAAACTCCCTAGTTAAAGATAAGTAAAAGAAAAGAGTAGTTAGAAATAAGTAAAATCCACTTACCTGTTCACACCTTCCTAAGTGCTCCTTATCTCCAGTATAGTTCTGCATATAAAGTATGGCTACAGCTCAGTTAAACCAAGATTGTTGCAAACCAATGTTTTCTTAGCCTATGATATGAAGTTCGAGtcgaagaagagaacaaagtgTTTGATACCTTGAGCAGCTCCATCTCTTCCTTGGTTGGGCAGAACTTGATGAGGTTTTCAACCTGATCAATATCTAATGCTGATTCATCCAATGCTAGCACAGAGCTCTGAGACATTGGTGTAAATAATGTGAAAAGACAATTTTATAAAACTTATGATTTCAATTTAAACTCAAATGTTCATGACCATACCAATGTGGTACCAAAAGAGATATATTCATAAGTGGACAACTAGGCTTAGGTTAATTCTAAGACAAATATATATTCAGATCATTTGTTTTTATAGTGGAGTCTATGATGGCTATTATTACGGCAACTATACAACTTTCTTGAAAAGTGTTGCTAAAATTAAGATCATACTTTTTTTACGTTCTTGCAACACTTTTTACTtgttattatcaaattaaaattgttttcaaatattaaaaaagtattactttaattttagcagtattttttaaatgttgCCACTAAAATGAATTTCCATAAGCTGATAAGCATTTACTACTTAGGAATTTGAAAAAGTGTCAAAGAATGAACTTTCCCTAGGATCTATCATTAAATGTAAAATGCTCATAGCATCTTCATGCAAAAAAGATTACGCAAGGAATATCTCACCATTAGATCAGCCAAGGGTATTTTGACTTTTGAAAGCATGATCTCACAGTTATATGCACGCCTGAGTTCAATCTGCATGATAGCATGGATCCTTTATTAAGATCTCAAATtctataaaacaaaatattgacaaTAAATTAACTGAAGAACTCAGGCCTTAATGAAAGGCATGACACAAGATTCAAGAGATAAATGAAAACTCCATAGGTGGAATACAATATATATCTTCAgttataagaaaaattaaaataattgtttggtggtcaaaataattaaagtgGAAAAAGCAGTAGACAAGTTACTTAGAAGTGACAAACttttaataaattgattttcataattaaaattaaagtcgTAACTTTTATGAGTTTATTTAATGAACATCAGAATGGATAGATAATTATTTCTGGACCTATTGAAACAAGTGAAATGAGAATAAAGTTTTCTGAAGAGGTACTTATGCACACTTTGTATTCGGTAAATAAAAAGGTCATGTGCATGTGCTTAGTTTTGAAAAGCTAAGGATGTTTTTTAAAGCACATATGTAGATATGTTTCAAAGTTAGCTCGTACTTCTAAAATTAGAGAGTCTAATATaactttatatattaataaatatctatatttattcttatttcttattatatttatgtctattaaagtcattttaaatgttaaaagtaattttacCAAACATAATTTTTGTAGTTTATGTTTATTGAaagtcatttttattttgatttaccaaacatagCTGTTGCAACTTTTGGGAAGCTCTATTTGAAAACCAAACTTTAAGCTACTTCTGAAAAATCAAAGCTTTACTAAACCAAACCTAAATAACTAGCCAGAACAGTACTACCAAAAGCAAAAAACATACCAGTTGGACTTTATCCACTTTCTGTCCAGAACGTAGAGTTGATTTTCCTTCGTTTGCATCAGAATTTGGAGCAGTTGCAGAGAAAAGAGACTCCAGTTCTGACATGTCAAACTCTGGAGTCCTAGCaccaaaaagattttaaaagaaaaatgataaataaataataatgagaaAATCACATGATCTTTGAGTCACTCTCTTATAACACCAAAGAGAAGGCTTAACACACAAGTCATACCTTGAAGCTTCATCAAGTTTTTGAGTCTCAGCCCATAAACTTCCTTGCATGACCCTTGTTAACTTTAACCAATGGTAAGGTTTCAGATTGCTCTTTTTAGTACAGATACCTTTGGAATTTGCTCGCAACAGGCCACGTCCTTTCCCAGGCGGCCCAGGGGCTGCAGGCGGTCCAGGAACCCCAGGCAGTCCGGGAACTGGAGGCGGTCCAGGAACTCGAGCCACATTAGCATTAGCTTGTGATGACAAAGAGCCAGATCTTGTCAATCCATTCGGAAGTGGAGGTGGGGGTACAGGTGGAACATTTGCAGATGCAGAAGCTGAGGGAGGAGGTGGAGGTGGAGCCAGTGATATAGGAGGACTAGGTGTGGTGCCCGAAGGAACAGGAGGAGGAGGTGGGGCAGGGGGATGAGACACTGCAGAAGGAGGAAGTCCAGAcataggaggaggaggaggaggtatTGAAGATGATGATGTCTGTCCAGTTGACAGAGGAGGTGGGGGAGGTCGAATAGGCATAGCAGCAGCCTTGTTCATACTCAAGGGGCCATCAGCTGAAGATAATGAGGACTGTCTAGTTAAAGATGGaggtggaggaggaggaggaggaggaggaggcagAGGAGACGGACTTTTAAATGAATCTTTGACAATGGAAGATGATGTTTTGGGAAGGGAAGGGGTTgcatgaggaggaggagggggaTGGGAAGGATGGAGGTTATGGATATCAGTAGTTTGTATTGATTTTGCAAAAGGCTCACTTTGAGGTGGTGATGAAGGTGTAGATGGAGAACGGGAAGGAGAAACCACAGGAGCATTGAGCCCAAAAGTCTTCTCTATGGTCGCAACAGCATCCACCGAAGGTTTTACTGGTGATGTATGCAAAATATGTTCAGGACTATGCTCTGCCGATTTCGACACCTTTGAGTCCGGGGGAGACATACTACCGGACAGAGGAGATTTCACTGCATGTGTGACTTCTTCTTTCATATCCTTTGGTGCATCATCCTGCAACACAGACATTATTCCAAGAGCTGATGATGAACTCGGAAATCTTGTGATAGCTGAAGGTGAACCTGGTGCTGGAGCTGGTCGAATTGCTTGATGCACCTGTGGAGATATGATTTTAGGAAACTGTAAAGGAACCTGCAATTCATTAGATTCAGTCATCTTTTTACTTGAGGTTGCATCGACAGGTGGCTCAAGTGAGGGACTATGTTGTTTCCTCTGATTTGTAAATGGGAGACTCTTAGTAACGGTTTCTGATAACGTCATTGACTCTCGGGCCTTGATTGAATTTACATCCTGGGATGGTTCAATCAAGGGAATAGACTGTTCCTCCTGAGCCATAGATGTCGAACTCTTTACATCACTTttaattgatgaatttgattctAATTGTTTAATATCCTTCTTCTTTTCCATTGACTTAGCATCAGTAGATGGTTCAATCAACGGAATAGATTGTTTCTCCTGAGCCATAGATTTCGAGCTCTTGGTCTCACTTTTGAGTGACACCGTCGACACTGATGATTCCGTATCCTTTACCATGGACTCTAATGGTCTAATCTTTTCCATAGAATTAGCATTGATAGATGGTTCAATCAATGGAATAGACTGTTTCTCCTGAGCCGATGTCAATATCTTCGCCTCATTTTTAAGCAATGCCTTCGATTCTAATGATTCAGTATTCTTCATCATTGACTCTAGTGGTTCAATCTTCTTTTCCATTGAATTAGCATACATACACGGTTCAATTGAGGGAATAGACTGTTTCCCCTGAGCAATTGAAGCAGAAAACTTACTGCCAATGCGTGGTTCAGGTAAAGGACTATCTTGTTTCCTCTGAACTATGGATGGGAGACTCTTGGAATCAATATCTGACAACATCTTTGCTTCCAATTCCCTAACCTCCTCCTTGTTTGAGTTTGCAACCACGGATTTGGTTACTTGAATAGACTGTTTCTCCTGAGCTATACATAGAGGATACTTGGTATCGTTTTCCGATAATGCGTTTGTTTCTAATGATTCAACCTGTGCAATAGCAGAACTTGAATCTCTTGAGGGAGTGAGATGTGTCCTCGGACCCACTGAAGTGTGAGTCTTAATGTCACTTGCTGGAACTGAGTGTGGTTCTTCCAGTGAATATATCTTCTTTTGCATAGGAGCATTGATGGGTGATTCAATTGATGAAGTAGGAATTGTCCCCTGAACTGCAGAAGTGGATCTGTTCAAATCACTTTGTGGCATCTTCTCTGGTTCAAGTTTAGATCTTCTATCATTTTCCAACAATGCCGGTGACTTTAATGATTCAGTATCCTTTTTGCTTGATTCCAACAGTGCTGAATTTGCATCAGTTAGTGTGGAAATAGATTGTATGCTTTGAGCCAAAGATGTAGGATGCATGGTGTCATTTTCCAACTTTGCATTGGATTTTGCAACCGTAGATGGTCCGATTAAGTGAGTTGATTGTTTCCCTTGAATCATAGATGTAGGAAACTCGGTGTTATTTTCCATTGGTTCCTTTGATTCTACCGACTTCATTTCCTTCCAAGTAGCATCTGAATGTGCTGAGACTCCAATTGTGGGAATAGGTTGGTACCCCTGACCCATATGAGTAGGAGTCTTGATGTTATGTTCTTGCGACACCATTGATTCAAATGCTTCTACCTTCTTTTCTACAGAAGCATCTCCAGATTTGAGTGAGGACATAGCAAGTTTCCCCTCAAATGTGGAGTCAGGACTCTTCACACTGACTTGTGTCTTGGAATCAAATTTAAATCCTCTAGGCGATGAATCCTTTCGCAAATGGCTCATTTTGGGAGAAACTGCACCATCCAATTTTTCCAAAAAGATATTTGATCCTGTGATTTGTTGTAGCACAGATGCTACCTCAATATTTGTGTCGAGCCAGTCAACAtggctgaaaatttttttagccTTAGCAAATGCTTCAATCGGTAGGCCATCCTTCTCCTCAAGATAAGGCAGATCAATTGAAATAACAGAAGATTTTGTTTCCATATCCGAGAAAAGAATCTGCAGCGCAATATACAACATGCTCAGTAAagattttaagttaattttgtCATTAATTGCTAATAAAAGTAGAAGCAAAGAAAGATATAACTACCTCTACTCTAAAATCTTTTGGGAAGTCATCTTTAGTATCCCATAATATGTCAAGGTCATCACGGTTAAGCATCAAAATATTTGACCTTATGAATCCTGTATTAAACATCACACGAAACATCATTTTTTCACGATCCAAATCATTTTCTAGAGTAATACACTCAAGAACGACATCCCCTTGAACATGACAATGTATGTCAATCTTAACCAGTTCTGTATCAGCCTGCAACAAATACGaaacacaaaataaacaaaataatgtAGAATAAGAGTAAAATAGAACATAATAGATCTTTGTTTAAGAACTCTACCTAAACatgatcaaataaaaaaaatgagggaAAAATATGCTGCTATTTTAATCTGAGTTCAACAGTGCCAATGGATCATATCCTATTGTGtataaagagaagaagaaacaaatttttaattgcaattaatagaattttatgttgACTCCAACCAGTTTTATATAAGCAAATCATAAGAATGAGACCCAATCAATAAAAGcaaatatttgttaaaattcTGAGAATTTTGTCTTTAAATCGAATGGTGAAACAGCATAAGTGAATATCAATGCAAAACAATTAGCACACTCTTAGGTATCCCCCTTTAAAGCACTACAGGTTTTCTAACATTCTGTTCATATTAAAGATAGTCCATTTCCTCATATCCAAACAAAGACACCAGATGTAACCGTCATGGGGAATATAAAaacattattataaataataaaaggaatgAATATAGTCTAATTTAACTTGAGTTCATAATTTTGGGTTTGGAAAACTGCCTAGTTgtaggaaaataaaaaaggaaatgaTAATAAGGGAGATTAGGcctatgtatttatatattgtcACCCTGTTCGTATGCAAGTATAAACTATTTCAATATAAGAAGCCCACAGCATCACATATGGTTTAGAATATTATACAGATTATGGAATAAATATCTCGAtacaaaatgcaagaacaatacAAAGAGAGACAGTTTAATTGTCTTGaatcataattcataaatcaGCATGAATTGTggggaaaaaaaatttgaatagaGGCAGGTGTCACCTGCTTATAATGCCGAACAAATTTGCTCCTTTTGGGAGTCGAAAAAAGAACTTTGGGAGTCCGATCAGCTGCCATAAAAGGGTCCTGTCCATATATCCGAAATATAGGACGGCAACCACCCTCTCCATCCATATTAGGAATGATTCTTATAATTACACAGTCCAATGTAACTGCTCTATCTAGAGGAGGCCATTCTGAACCAACATTTCTTCTTGATATATATTGAAGATACCTCAATTGTGAAGGCAGTGGATTCAATGGTGACATCAATTGCAAAAGTTCCCTCGGAGCTTGCTTGTATATCATTTCTAATGTTTTCAGCTCTCCTGTAAATTGCTTTCTATAAATCAAGAAAGCGGCTAGCATAAATGCTAAAACGGGCCATCCACCTCGTTCACAATGCATTAAGACAATATTTTGTAGCCCAAGCTGAAGCCAGTTTTCACATGATCTCAGGAAATGGTGGATCATCTCCATGGTAAGTATTGGGCAACCTTCATACTGTCGAGGATAGTCCATCACAGTCATATCATAATCATTCAAAATGTTAGAAATCTGGCTTTGATTTTCTCCCTCCCGCATGTTGAACACCATATATGAAGCTTCAGGGAAGTGATCACAAAGTTGCTCAATTGTCCCCCTTATATGCACTTTATGTTCATCGTCATCCATAAGATCAGTCGTAAAGCAATAATCAAAGACTGCATACACagcaaaagaataaaataaataatcacaAAGAGATATATGTGATATATAGATCCTTTTAAGATAATGAAATGAACAAATGACAcattacaacaacaacaacaaccaagtCATGTCCCATTAGGTGGGGTTGGCAACTATTATGGATCAAAGGATGCTATAGTGTACCATTGTACGATAGAAAAGTAAAATCTATCTTTCTCAAAATGATTTTGGCTATAGCTTTCTAGGTTGCTTTCTACCTCCAGCTATCAAGATATCCTCAATCAGATACGCTCTTCTTATTGGGGTTTCAATAGTTCATAACCAAACCACCTAAGACAAAATTCTACcacttttttttccaaaataggTGCTACTCCCATTCTCATTCTGATGCATTATTTCCTAAGTTTACTTTAGTTGTCTACTTATCAAGCATATTCACATATCTGCAATGTTGAACTTATTTATTGTTGGTTTTTCTACTGCCCAAAAGTATATGACAACAACACATCTCTTATAGCTGTGTAGTAAAATTCTTCCTTATGatcaactaattaaaaaaaatgcccACATTCTCAGAGACATACCAAAATGCATCTCCTTACCACATTCACCATTCACTAAAAATAATCAAAGGACAATATATTGTAAATTAAGAATACTGATTGCACAAAGAAAATTTATACCTGTCCACATAGGTGGGAAATATCAGCGTTTCATATCAACTACCATTCAATACAGCATAAATAATATCATTGAACAGCTGGAATCACTTCAATGATCGCATATTTGTACAATAAAAATGTaagaaattcatgcaattcctACTGTTGACTctaaaatcaacaaaataaacTATACATACCACAATATTCCCTCAGCCAAAAATAGCACAAAGATGAAACTCAACAGTATATTGTTTCACTTCCAAAAGAGCCAATGAGCCAAAGCAGAGAGAACTTACCATAAACCCTCTCACTGATTTCTAGAAGCCCATCTGGGGGCTTCTTATAGAAGAACTTGCGGAACATTGCCATTGTTGCCTACAAGATCCAAAAGGGTATCTTCTCACCCCTAACTTGTAGGACCACCCCTATAAGTGCCACATATCAACCCACATTGCATCACACACACCCCACCAAATAAAATCAATAGCAATCATGATCGTATTGGTATTGGCATTGTAACAAGTATGTTGTGTGCATTCAGGAACAAACAATAGGGCATGGATTTTGCTGGGTCTTGAAGGAACACTTTCATCAGGGTATTGTCCTTGTCCTCTCACATGCAACTTTATCTCTTATCTGatggaaagagaaagagagaaaacttAGCTTTCAATCAAGAAAGAGAAAGTGGGTATGGGGCAATCTTAATTCAAAGTTGAATGAAGAAAAGAGTTGGAATAAGAACAGATATGGTAGCTGTGACGTTGTGGTTAGATTAGAATAAGAATGAAGAACATTTTGGATCCGAGGTTTCTCTCTCTAACGCAATCTCTGTCTGTGTGTGTGTCCGAATCTTAATGTATTTGTTTATGTgaaaaaagaataaacaaaGAAATGGTGCGGTGATGATGTTGATGTTTTTGTTCATATTCCGCTTAAGGAAGGTTAAGTACCAAAAAGGGGAAGATAAGATCCGTACTAGGTCTGGTCACGTGTGGGATATTTCCCACTTCACATCACATCACACCTACTTACTAACTAAGCTAAggttgtaaaaaataataaaaagaatttaattttaatatacttaaAATGTAAAGTAATTTTACACCGATATTTAATTACCTAACCGTATTTTATATTNNNNNNNNNNNNNNNNNNNNNNNNNNNNNNNNNNtaattaattattgtattagtcaccaaaaaaattattggatTTTTTTCTAGCAATTGTCCttatgtttgaattttatttgtgacaaaaaaaaatagagagggAGAGGCATAAATAGTAAGGCAGTGAGgagaattttttgtttttaatattggaGTAGTAGTGgtgtttttttaaaatgtggatTATTTGGGTGTTATATTCAAATGTGGAATCGTttaattagaaaagaaaaaattggaccgtccgatttattagaggtacagaaatcggaccatccgatttgtagaggtacagaaatcggaccgtccgatttgtgagaggtacacaaatcggaccgtccgatttgtgtttaaaaaaaattaaaaaattttaggtaCAGAAATCGAACCCTCCAATTTGTGTACTTCCAcagttttaaaaaataccaaaaattacaatattaagGTATATCACCACTTCTACttccataacaaaaaataattaacccaTGAGGAGTGATGAGTATTTTTAGGCtgggtttggtaaagctttCTCAGGAGGTGCTTGTgcttttaaaaagcacaagcacGTCATTTTgcgtttggtaaattaaaaagctcaagTGCTTGTGCTTGCGGCTTTTAAAAGTTAGGGGTGCTTTTGAAAGCACCTAGGAGGGAGCTTTTTAAAGTTGGCttgtgcttttcaaaatttaaaagtctaatataacctcatatgttaactaattttcaaatttaatgtttgcatttatgtctattatagtatttttaaattttaaaagctattttaccaaacacaattgatgttacttatgtttattaaaagttgtttttgatttgatttaccaaacataaatgctacaacttttaaaaaaccatcttttaaaagttaacttttataagcttcttttaaaaagtaaaaattttaccaaactaagcctTATTTTTAGACCgtacacaaaaaaaataataattaaatgctATCTAAGTATTCTTTTGATGTTTTTTTTGTGACAAAAGTTTATGGGTTTTAATGTTTTATAgtaagatatgattttaaagtTTTTAATGATATTAAATGCATAAAAAGGGGGTTACTTTTTCTATAATCAATGTTTTGTTTTCACTTTATATTgacttaaataaatttatttatatggtCTGAATTTGACACGTGTTCTTTTATAACtgcattttaataaaaaaaaattaacacaatgATACACTCCATGACTCCAATACaattatatattgatatatCTAATTTTGTTCTTAGCctatactttttaaatatttaaaaagttagTTTGCgcattaatatcaataaaatattaatatacgaTTATAgtttatccaaaaaaaaatttatatatatatatgtgtgtgtatgTTATTTTCCCATATCCAACATACACATTTTTAGACTTGGTATTTCATTATGTCTCGTGTTATTGTCTGTATTGTATTATGAGTGTATTGTATTATGTTGTACCTTATGGTTTTCTTATAGACGGTAAAAATAATGATAGAATTTCTTACTCATCCAtcaaaatatttctaaaaaaaaaaactttgtaTCCTTATAAGACgtatttatttctcttttcaTCTCAGATGGAATTTTAcgttaaaatcttttaaataatataattcaaccCTAACTACCAAGGAAATAATACAAAGGTGGCCAAATTAAATTGTAAAGAAAACAGTTAAATTGCAAATTACGAAGTC
This portion of the Arachis duranensis cultivar V14167 chromosome 6, aradu.V14167.gnm2.J7QH, whole genome shotgun sequence genome encodes:
- the LOC107495601 gene encoding formin-like protein 18: MAMFRKFFYKKPPDGLLEISERVYVFDYCFTTDLMDDDEHKVHIRGTIEQLCDHFPEASYMVFNMREGENQSQISNILNDYDMTVMDYPRQYEGCPILTMEMIHHFLRSCENWLQLGLQNIVLMHCERGGWPVLAFMLAAFLIYRKQFTGELKTLEMIYKQAPRELLQLMSPLNPLPSQLRYLQYISRRNVGSEWPPLDRAVTLDCVIIRIIPNMDGEGGCRPIFRIYGQDPFMAADRTPKVLFSTPKRSKFVRHYKQADTELVKIDIHCHVQGDVVLECITLENDLDREKMMFRVMFNTGFIRSNILMLNRDDLDILWDTKDDFPKDFRVEILFSDMETKSSVISIDLPYLEEKDGLPIEAFAKAKKIFSHVDWLDTNIEVASVLQQITGSNIFLEKLDGAVSPKMSHLRKDSSPRGFKFDSKTQVSVKSPDSTFEGKLAMSSLKSGDASVEKKVEAFESMVSQEHNIKTPTHMGQGYQPIPTIGVSAHSDATWKEMKSVESKEPMENNTEFPTSMIQGKQSTHLIGPSTVAKSNAKLENDTMHPTSLAQSIQSISTLTDANSALLESSKKDTESLKSPALLENDRRSKLEPEKMPQSDLNRSTSAVQGTIPTSSIESPINAPMQKKIYSLEEPHSVPASDIKTHTSVGPRTHLTPSRDSSSAIAQVESLETNALSENDTKYPLCIAQEKQSIQVTKSVVANSNKEEVRELEAKMLSDIDSKSLPSIVQRKQDSPLPEPRIGSKFSASIAQGKQSIPSIEPCMYANSMEKKIEPLESMMKNTESLESKALLKNEAKILTSAQEKQSIPLIEPSINANSMEKIRPLESMVKDTESSVSTVSLKSETKSSKSMAQEKQSIPLIEPSTDAKSMEKKKDIKQLESNSSIKSDVKSSTSMAQEEQSIPLIEPSQDVNSIKARESMTLSETVTKSLPFTNQRKQHSPSLEPPVDATSSKKMTESNELQVPLQFPKIISPQVHQAIRPAPAPGSPSAITRFPSSSSALGIMSVLQDDAPKDMKEEVTHAVKSPLSGSMSPPDSKVSKSAEHSPEHILHTSPVKPSVDAVATIEKTFGLNAPVVSPSRSPSTPSSPPQSEPFAKSIQTTDIHNLHPSHPPPPPHATPSLPKTSSSIVKDSFKSPSPLPPPPPPPPPPPSLTRQSSLSSADGPLSMNKAAAMPIRPPPPPLSTGQTSSSSIPPPPPPMSGLPPSAVSHPPAPPPPPVPSGTTPSPPISLAPPPPPPSASASANVPPVPPPPLPNGLTRSGSLSSQANANVARVPGPPPVPGLPGVPGPPAAPGPPGKGRGLLRANSKGICTKKSNLKPYHWLKLTRVMQGSLWAETQKLDEASRTPEFDMSELESLFSATAPNSDANEGKSTLRSGQKVDKVQLIELRRAYNCEIMLSKVKIPLADLMSSVLALDESALDIDQVENLIKFCPTKEEMELLKNYTGDKEHLGRCEQFFLELMKVPRVENKLRVFSFKIQFNSQVSELKRDLNIVNSASEEIRSSVKLKRIMQTILSLGNALNHGTARGSALGFRLDSLLKLTDTRARNNKMTLMHYLCKVISKKLPELLEFPQGLVNLEASTKIQLKYLAEEMQAISKGLEKVVQELTASENDGPVSVNFCQILKEFLSNGEAEVRALAQLYANVGRNADALALYFGEDPARVPFEQVVSTLLNFVRMFVKAHEENCKQMEFDKKKAEKEAENEKVKITHKESENVMQPAIKSADIN